The Thioflexithrix psekupsensis genome segment AATGGCTGTTCCGTGTTGATCATCGTGAAAAACAGGGATATTCATGCGAGAACGCAAGGCTTTTTCTACCACAAAACATTCAGGAGCTTTAATATCTTCTAAATTAATGCCACCAAAAGTGGGTTCTAAACGCGCAATGGTATCAATTAAATGCTCGACATTGGTTTCATTAATTTCAATATCAAACGCATCAATCCCCGCGAATTTCTTAAATAAAACCGCTTTACCTTCCATCACAGGCTTGGCCGCTAACCCTCCAATCGCGCCTAAACCCAGCACAGCCGTGCCATTGGTGATGATACCGACCAAATTACCACGAGCAGTATAATTAGCTGCATTTAAAGGGTCTTTAACAATTTCTTCACAGGCATAAGCCACCCCTGGAGAATAAGCCAATGCCAAATCGCGTTGTGTGGCTAATGGCTTGGTGGGAATAATTGCCAATTTGCCCGCACGAGGAAAAGAATGATATTGTAAAGCACTGTCGCGCATTTCTTCACTCATTTTAATAATCCTTGGTCATCTCAATATTGCTATTTTTATCAAAAATAAAACAAGATAAAATAATCATCTTGTTTTTTCAAATTTTTGATAGAAAAAATATGAATTAACGTAAAAATTCTCGATTTAATTGACGGAATTTTTCCGTAGCTGCTTGGTGCGCCCATTCAAATAACACCATTTCACGAGTGACAATGTGAATTCCCATGTCACGCAAACGCGCTAAAGCCATTTCTTTATCCTGCGGATGGCGCGAAGAAACCGCCTCAGAAACCACAAAAACTTCCTTACCAATTTCTTGCAATTCTAAAGCCGTTTGCAACACGCAAACATGGCTCTCAATTCCTGCTAATATAAATTGATGACAACCTGTTTCTTCAATTTGCGTTAAACAAGGTTCTGAAGAAACACAGGAAAAATGAATTTTTTCCATTAACGATTCTTGTGGAATAAATGGCAATAACGCACTCACGGTGCGACCTAATCCTTGCGGATATTGTTCTGACACTAAAATAGGAA includes the following:
- a CDS encoding hydrolase, encoding MLIKANNSCFLMIDVQERLIGAVQNPQQIVEHCAWLLRLSQFMAIPILVSEQYPQGLGRTVSALLPFIPQESLMEKIHFSCVSSEPCLTQIEETGCHQFILAGIESHVCVLQTALELQEIGKEVFVVSEAVSSRHPQDKEMALARLRDMGIHIVTREMVLFEWAHQAATEKFRQLNREFLR